In one window of Cryptococcus neoformans var. neoformans JEC21 chromosome 7 sequence DNA:
- a CDS encoding phosphomethylpyrimidine kinase, putative, whose translation MASRNELSLEPRTRPHVMTIAGSDSGGGAGIQADLKTIEAFGCYGSSVLTGLTAQNTLGVQAVHVVPTDFVIQQLQSVISDELPKAIKLGMLTCASTIRALAREVSKLNTTIVLDPVMISTSGHTLLPDDAMEALYELYPHVDYLTPNIPEAKNLSGWSHEIKNLDDMIELAKKTNETTKSPSVLLKGGHAIVSREEVLKYAGKYELIWEEGDDEDDAVEVYNEYKESLDINIKTQKDLVVDLLIKEGEIIAMFVGKKVDSQSTHGTGCTLSAAIACSIAVSSEVADAKSLISVFKRAIGYTQSAIATAFPFGHGHGPLNHGHLSMRRALPFPSKHNPHPFLTHLIQSDLSLWKSYVRHPFVVQLGKGTLPRKCFEHYIKQDYHYLKHYARAHALGAYKADSFEDIKAFTEISLHIARESTMHVAYCQEFGVSLADLEETPESANCSAYARYVIDIGTQGDILDLYMAVASCLVGYGEVGLWLKKQVERGEAKVEDNLYGRWMTDYGGRDFLNAVNRGIGNLERRVAQDPPSPQRLAKLTKIWQECVRLESGFWDMGLNLL comes from the exons ATGGCAAGCAGAAACGAGCTGTCACTTGAGCCCCGTACCAGACCTCATGTTATGACCATCGCTG GCAGCGACTCTGGCGGCGGTGCTGGTATTCAG GCCGACCTCAAAACTATCGAGGCCTTTGGGTGCTACGGCTCGTCCGTATTGACTGGCCTTACTGCGCAGAACACTCTTGGTGTCCAGGCAGTCCATGTCGTACCGACCGACTTTGTCATCCAGCAACTCCAATCTGTCATTTCAGATGAACTCCCCAAAGCCATCAAGCTCGGAATGCTCACTTGCGCTTCTACCATTCGCGCCCTCGCCCGGGAAGTTTCCAAGCTCAACACAACAATCGTCCTCGACCCTGTCATGATCTCTACCAGCGGTCACACCCTATTACCGGACGATGCTATGGAGGCGCTTTACGAGCTTTATCCCCACGTTGACTATCTTACACCCAATATTCCCGAAGCTAAAAACCTTTCTGGATGGAGTCATGAGATTAAGAACTTGGACGATATGATTGAGCTCGCAAAGAAGACCAACGAGACGACGAAATCCCCTTCTGTGCTTTTAAAAGGTGGACATGCAATTGTTTCTCGTGAAGAGGTGCTCAAGTATGCCGGAAAGTACGAACTTATctgggaggagggcgatgatgaggatgacgcTGTGGAAGTGTACAATGAATACAAGGAATCACTCGATATAAATATCAAAACTCAGAAAgaccttgttgttgacttGTTAATAAAGGAAGGCGAGATCATAGCGATGTTTGTGGGGAAAAAAGTGGACAGCCAGAGTACTCATGGTACCGGATGTACCCTCAGTGCGGCTATCGCTTGTTCTATTGCCGTCTCAAGCGAGGTAGCGGACG CGAAATCCTTGATATCCGTCTTCAAAAGGGCGATCGGTTATACCCAATCTGCCATCGCTACCGCTTTCCCATTTGGTCATGGCCATGGCCCTCTTAACCACGGTCATCTCAGTATGCGCCGAGCTCTCCCTTT TCCATCAAAACACAACCCTCACCCCTTTCTCACACATCTCATTCAGTCTGATCTTTCCTTATGGAAATCCTACGTCCGACATCCATTTGTCGTCCAACTCGGTAAGGGTACCCTTCCCAGAAAGTGCTTTGAGCATTACATCAAGCAGGATTATCACTACCTGAAACATT ACGCCCGTGCTCACGCTCTTGGTGCTTACAAAGCCGACAGCTTTGAAGATATCAAAGCGTTCACCGAAATATCCCTGCACATTGCCCGAGAATCCACCATGCACGTCGCCTACTGCCAAGAATTCGGCGTCTCACTCGCCGACCTCGAAGAAACTCCCGAATCAGCAAACTGCTCTGCTTACGCACGGTACGTCATCGATATCGGAACTCAGGGAGATATCCTTGACCTCTACATGGCTGTGGCGTCGTGTTTGGTTGGCTATGGTGAAGTAGGGTTGTGGTTGAAAAAGCAGGTGGAAAGGGGGGAAgcaaaggtggaggataaTCTGTATGGAAGGTGGATGACGGATTATGGGGGGAGAGACTTTTTGAATGCAGTGAATAGAGGTATTG GAAACCTGGAACGACGTGTAGCTCAAgatccaccatctccgcaGAGACTCGCGAAGCTCACTAAAATTTGGCAGGAGTGTGTCAGACTCGAGTCTGGGTTCTGGGATATGGGCTTGAATCTACTATAG
- a CDS encoding RAB GDP-dissociation inhibitor, putative — translation MDEEYDVIVLGTGLTECILSGLLSVDGQKVLHMDRNDYYGGDSASLNLTQLYQKFRGTPPPENLQLGRDRDYAVDLIPKFILSSGELTRMLVHTDVTRYLEFKVIAGSYVYRDGKISKVPSTEMEAVKSPLMGLFEKRRARNFFQYLQNWKEEDPATHQGLDINKCPMKDVYTKFGLEAGTQDFVGHAMALWLDEDYITKPARQTIDRIILYTASMARYGKSPYIYPLYGLGELPQAFARLSAIYGGTYMLDKKIDSINVDPETGYFTGVTSEGETVRAKKVIGDPSYFGAGKDEPEGGKMRVIETGKVIRAICIMKHPIPGTDNADSAQIIIPQKQVGRKNDIYIAAVSSAHNVAAPNVWIAIVSTIVETSVPEREILPGLQLLGNVVDKFISITPLYAPTADGTTDNVFITKSYDATSHFETVVEDVSDVWQRVKGEKLVLKKRETQIEA, via the exons ATGGATGAGGAGTACGAC GTTATCGTTCTT GGTACCGGTCTCACCGAATGTATCCTTTCTGGTCTTCTGTCCGTAGACGGCCAGAAGGTCCTCCACATGGACAGGAACGACTATTACGGTGGTGACAGTGCGAGTCTCAACTTGACCCAG CTCTACCAGAAGTTCCGAGGCACACCTCCCCCAGAGAACCTCCAACTAGGCCGCGACCGCGACTACGCTGTCGACCTCATCCCTAaattcatcctctcctctgGCGAGCTCACCCGAATGCTCGTCCATACTGACGTCACGCGTTACCTCGAATTCAAGGTCATCGCCGGTTCCTATGTCTACCGAGATGGAAAAATTTCGAAAGTGCCTAGTACCGAGATGGAGGCTGTGAAAAGTCCGTTGATGGGTTTGTTTGAAaagaggagggcgaggaacTTTTTCCAGTACTTGCAGAActggaaggaggaggatccTGCTACTCATCAGG GTCTTGACATCAACAAGTGCCCTATGAAGGATGTCTACACCAAGTTTGGACTTGAAGCTGGTACTCAAGACTTTGTTGGTCACGCCATGGCTCTCTGGCTGGACGAGGA CTACATCACAAAGCCTGCCCGACAAACTATCGACCGAATCATCCTCTACACCGCCTCCATGGCTCGCTACGGTAAATCCCCTTACATCTACCCCCTCTACGGTCTCGGCGAGCTCCCTCAAGCGTTCGCCCGTCTCTCAGCTATTTATGGTGGCACCTATATGCTCGACAAGAAGATTGACTCAATCAACGTCGACCCCGAGACTGGGTACTTTACCGGTGTCACCTCGGAAGGAGAGACTGTTAGAGCTAAGAAGGTGATTGGAGACCCTAGCTACTTTGGAGCTGGGAAAGACGAGCctgaaggagggaagatgagggtcATCGAGACTGGCAAAGTAATTAGAGCAATCTGTATCATGAAGCACCCCATTCCCGGGACGGACAATGCGGACTCTGCTCAAATTATTATCCCTCAAAAGCAGGTTGGCAGGAAGAATG ACATCTACATCGCCGCTGTTTCCTCTGCGCACAATGTCGCCGCTCCCAATGTTTGGATCGCAATCGTCTCGACTATTGTCGAGACTAGTGTTCCTGAGCGTGAGATCTTGCCCGGTCTTCAACTCCTCGGTAACGTAGTGGACAA GTTCATCTCCATTACGCCCCTTTACGCCCCCACCGCCGATGGTACGACAGACAacgtcttcatcaccaaatCTTACGATGCCACCTCGCACTTTGAGACGGTGGTAGAGGACGTGTCGGATGTGTGGCAGAGGGTGAAAGGGGAGAAGCTggttttgaagaagagagaaacTCAGATTGAGGCGTAA
- a CDS encoding casein kinase II beta chain, putative, with the protein MAQPAYPELDPEELEEEEIYESETASSTQTSTLTWINWYTSLTGHDYFCEVHEEFIEDDFNLTGLQSMVPFWKEALDMVLDVEPEEDSSKIPDVSIVESSAELLYGMVHQRFILTKAGLSSMVEKYDAGHFGGCPRVFCNATPVLPCGRSDMPGIDTVKLYCPNCGDIYTPPSSKYQNVDGAFFGTSFAPLFFQTYPELHSVPFCPSSSSSSSVAAGTNPSSARPSPTPSAALIGGATYTNPNPHGGQRPALGRVYQPKIYGFKVSERARSGPRMKWLRERPEKAEELDQVDWKGRWKNESGAYGAGNENGKGDEDEEMEGNLEVRKGKLFDDEDEPEDDDEEEEEEEVGKVVPEASTATFSTRR; encoded by the exons ATGGCGCAGCCTGCGTACCCGGAACTCGATCccgaagagcttgaggaggaagaaatttATG AATCCGAGACTGCGTCTTCCACCCAAACATCGACCCTCACATGGATC AATTGGTACACATCCCTCACAGGTCACGACTACTTTTGCGAAGTCCATGAAGAATTTATCGAAGATGATTTCAACCTGACAGGATTGCAATCTATGGTGCCCTTCTGGAAGGAGGCGTTGGATATGGTTCTGGATGTTGAACCTG aagaagattcatCCAAAATCCCAGACGTATCCATCGTCGAGTCTTCCGCAGAGCTTTTGTATGGGATGGTACATCAGAGGTTTATCTTGACCAAGGCCGGCCTTTCATCAATG GTCGAGAAATACGATGCGGGACATTTCGGCGGCTGCCCTCGAGTATTCTGCAACGCTACCCCCGTTTTACCATGCGGCCGCTCCGACATGCCCGGTATTGATACCGTCAAACTCTACTGCCCCAACTGTGGTGACATCTATACCCCTCCCAGCAGTAAATACCAAAACGTCGACGGCGCATTCTTTGGTACATCCTTTGCACCTTTATTCTTCCAAACGTACCCCGAACTCCACTCTGTCCCATTctgtccttcctcttcctcctcctcttctgtcGCTGCCGGAACGAACCCCTCTTCAGCTCGACCTTCGCCGACACCTTCCGCCGCATTAATTGGTGGAGCGACATACACAAATCCCAACCCTCATGGTGGCCAGCGGCCCGCCCTCGGGAGGGTATACCAACCCAAGATTTACGGATTCAAGGTTTCCGAGCGCGCGAGGAGCGGACCGAGAATGAAATGGTTGAGGGAGAGACCAGAAAAGGCAGAGGAACTCGATCAAGTTGATTGGaaagggagatggaagaatgaAAGTGGGGCGTATGGTGCGGGgaatgagaatggaaagggagatgaggatgaagagatggaagggaatCTAgaggtgaggaaggggaaattgtttgatgatgaggatgaacccgaagatgatgatgaagaagaagaggaggaagaagtgggcAAGGTGGTGCCGGAAGCTTCAACAGCGACGTTCTCTACTCGTCGGTGA